The Methanolacinia petrolearia DSM 11571 genome has a segment encoding these proteins:
- a CDS encoding glycosyltransferase: protein MDEDVETIVVMNENPELQERLKKDGVICCISPPGNLSIVSNIGFEAATSDKVIITDSDTVFGEKCIKEMIKGLDSYDIVRATLRFRKNSELLSREIAEARDYVNSLPVVYTPGIGVTKRLPSKIKGFLFDNGVPFAVDANLNYRAQKENLSVLYLNSVWIEHSAEDIRHDLHAAKRIGAGCRQSTYNLNELYPQESRKKIRKSLKGVKLMHYPDLLRKKGLRVLIYQVFWDLNYYAGYYGHKK from the coding sequence ATCGATGAAGATGTAGAAACTATCGTTGTAATGAACGAAAATCCTGAACTTCAGGAGAGATTAAAAAAAGACGGAGTCATTTGTTGTATATCTCCTCCGGGTAATTTATCGATAGTATCTAACATCGGATTTGAAGCCGCAACATCCGATAAAGTAATAATTACCGATTCTGACACTGTTTTTGGTGAAAAGTGTATAAAAGAAATGATTAAGGGCCTGGATTCTTATGATATTGTCAGAGCCACTTTACGTTTCCGGAAAAACAGTGAATTATTATCACGGGAGATTGCAGAGGCCAGAGATTATGTAAATTCTCTCCCTGTTGTTTATACGCCGGGAATCGGAGTCACAAAAAGACTACCTTCAAAGATCAAAGGATTCCTTTTTGATAATGGGGTACCTTTCGCTGTTGATGCCAATCTTAATTATAGAGCACAAAAAGAGAACCTCTCCGTTTTATATCTAAATAGTGTTTGGATAGAACATTCGGCTGAAGATATTCGTCATGATCTTCATGCAGCAAAGCGGATAGGAGCCGGCTGTAGACAAAGCACGTATAATCTCAATGAATTATACCCCCAGGAAAGCAGAAAAAAGATCAGAAAATCACTCAAAGGAGTGAAACTAATGCATTATCCTGATCTGCTTAGGAAGAAGGGATTAAGAGTTTTAATTTATCAGGTTTTCTGGGATCTGAATTACTATGCAGGATATTATGGCCATAAAAAATAA
- a CDS encoding radical SAM protein, producing MTEFCPHLWNTLTIDHKGDVYNCCLIQPAKLGSIYTDKLSELINLPEIVGIRQRSLNGDLNCYHDCNLIEKSHINSQEIGNNDLICNYSDFKTLYVDFGLKCNISCIMCRQRARYRTDRRTLNSEFLIKNIDIEPFSDIFLQGGEPLFIDECLKYMTFLAKRRKKYSLFTNGILINREMASRLAEEAKMIGISLNAATKKTHEIVNRGSSWERVLDNIQVLREYKEKYDSDLLINGRMTLTVNALPEISLFIESYKSFGFDTINFGYDRDTVPLYLQQNPEFTSDLSKEIKSALLHADRSSIDSLRLFQLGLI from the coding sequence ATGACTGAATTCTGCCCCCATCTTTGGAATACACTTACAATTGATCACAAGGGAGACGTTTATAACTGCTGCCTGATTCAACCAGCAAAGCTGGGCAGCATATATACTGATAAATTGTCAGAATTGATAAATCTACCAGAAATTGTAGGAATTCGTCAAAGATCATTGAATGGAGATCTTAATTGTTATCACGATTGTAATTTAATTGAAAAATCACATATAAATTCTCAAGAAATAGGAAATAATGACTTAATTTGCAATTACTCTGATTTTAAGACGTTGTATGTTGATTTTGGTTTGAAGTGTAACATTTCATGCATCATGTGCAGGCAAAGAGCAAGATACAGAACTGATAGAAGAACTTTAAATTCAGAATTTTTAATTAAGAATATTGATATCGAACCCTTTTCTGATATATTCCTACAAGGCGGAGAGCCATTATTCATTGATGAATGCCTGAAGTATATGACCTTTCTTGCAAAAAGAAGGAAGAAATATTCTCTCTTTACCAATGGCATTTTAATTAACAGGGAAATGGCTTCAAGACTTGCGGAAGAAGCAAAAATGATCGGAATATCCCTGAACGCGGCAACCAAAAAAACTCATGAAATTGTCAATAGAGGCTCATCGTGGGAACGGGTTTTAGATAATATTCAGGTTTTAAGAGAATATAAAGAGAAATATGATTCAGATCTATTGATTAACGGACGGATGACATTGACTGTAAATGCATTGCCGGAAATTTCCTTGTTCATTGAATCATACAAAAGTTTTGGATTTGATACCATTAATTTTGGATATGATCGGGATACTGTTCCATTATATCTTCAGCAAAATCCGGAATTTACCTCAGATCTTTCAAAAGAAATTAAAAGTGCTCTGTTACATGCAGATAGATCTTCAATAGATTCCCTCCGGCTATTTCAATTAGGATTAATATGA
- a CDS encoding glycosyltransferase: MIIGGIVIKLESFGVIGLGSVGWAVVHGLSRFYPYFVYDIVGDYPWSDILSTDIVFICVSTPSNESGRLDCSAVENVIERLNSDEYSGCIVIKSTLSVGFMDQMVVRYPALRLIYMPEFLRELSSYTWFTDPDRLVFSGNDEDIREVLSYFSWVNLKVPVLRMSHISAELGKLAHNAYIATKVSFTNEIENICSENNAEALDVMSVIWADRRVCSQEHLTPYLGPYSGKCVPKDTRELLNSVENGILLKAVEEVNSSITEKKAESFQPVIITIIPTNNRPNYLTRSLSSVLDQKKLPDKVYVIIDEEDPSYNAVENIIADHIGSLPIVLLKNTRSCNLSGAVNTGIKHACEDYPDIDTVFISILDDDDWWDRSYLANVSKFAQETKADWIISGLIRHDDNNVSGIMQNIPTTITQNMFFVSNPNVQGSNLFVRLSYLCDIDGFDEDFVSTTDRDVCIRLLDAGTVPAVLNNHLVHHDAHDTRVRLSSAGSAKKRAGLQYFYNKYSKRMNPMEKEAFKKRSKELFQVSIPEGYD, translated from the coding sequence ATAATCATAGGGGGAATTGTAATCAAATTAGAATCTTTTGGCGTTATAGGTCTTGGTTCTGTCGGGTGGGCAGTTGTACATGGATTATCACGATTTTATCCGTATTTTGTCTATGACATCGTCGGGGATTATCCTTGGTCCGATATTCTTTCCACTGATATCGTATTCATTTGTGTTTCAACTCCATCTAATGAATCCGGAAGACTAGATTGTTCTGCAGTAGAAAATGTAATAGAGCGCTTAAATTCAGATGAATATTCCGGTTGCATTGTGATAAAGAGTACACTGTCTGTGGGATTTATGGATCAAATGGTCGTTCGGTACCCTGCCTTACGCTTAATATATATGCCTGAATTCTTACGTGAGCTATCTTCATACACATGGTTCACTGATCCTGACAGGCTTGTTTTTAGTGGGAATGATGAGGACATACGTGAAGTTCTTTCATATTTTTCATGGGTCAATTTAAAGGTACCCGTTCTCCGAATGAGCCATATATCCGCAGAACTCGGAAAACTTGCCCATAATGCCTATATTGCAACAAAAGTGAGTTTTACAAACGAGATCGAGAACATTTGTTCAGAAAATAATGCTGAAGCATTAGATGTAATGAGTGTTATTTGGGCTGACAGGCGTGTTTGTTCTCAGGAACATCTTACACCTTATCTTGGACCTTATTCAGGTAAATGCGTTCCAAAGGATACCAGAGAATTATTAAATTCTGTAGAGAATGGAATCCTCCTTAAGGCAGTGGAAGAAGTCAATTCTAGTATCACTGAAAAAAAAGCAGAATCTTTTCAGCCTGTAATTATTACAATCATACCTACGAATAACCGTCCAAATTACCTTACGCGTTCATTATCATCTGTTCTAGATCAGAAGAAATTACCAGACAAAGTCTATGTTATTATTGATGAAGAAGATCCTTCGTACAATGCTGTAGAAAATATAATTGCAGATCATATAGGCTCTCTTCCTATAGTATTATTAAAAAATACAAGATCCTGTAATCTTTCAGGGGCAGTAAATACCGGAATAAAACATGCTTGCGAAGATTACCCTGATATTGACACCGTTTTTATTTCAATTTTAGATGATGATGACTGGTGGGATAGATCTTATCTTGCAAATGTATCGAAATTTGCTCAGGAAACCAAAGCTGACTGGATTATATCCGGTCTGATAAGGCATGATGATAATAATGTTTCTGGAATTATGCAGAATATTCCGACAACAATAACTCAAAATATGTTTTTTGTTTCAAATCCAAATGTCCAGGGTTCAAATCTGTTTGTTCGATTATCTTATCTCTGTGATATCGATGGTTTTGATGAAGATTTTGTGTCAACAACAGACAGGGACGTCTGTATAAGACTTCTGGATGCAGGAACAGTTCCAGCAGTGCTCAATAATCACTTAGTCCATCATGATGCCCATGATACCCGTGTTCGTCTTTCTTCTGCAGGTTCAGCCAAAAAAAGAGCAGGTCTGCAATATTTTTATAATAAATATTCAAAAAGAATGAATCCGATGGAGAAGGAGGCATTTAAAAAGCGTTCAAAAGAATTATTCCAGGTTTCCATTCCAGAGGGTTATGACTGA
- a CDS encoding DUF6009 family protein — MTYIVEIHSDGKTQAIQQRKKIFWLEDPRKFRYLREGELNNGRYEQAGVKSHLCEFGKLVGYEIIADRNPEITYLGEEDGRTYHHKLDCLEKFDRRFWWLKKHDRDIKPEGCYKYLAPMEAVVPGSISLFKTSECYMKSKYLSEDLARLEKDGDPRFISGKWVCKEKSE, encoded by the coding sequence ATGACTTATATCGTCGAAATTCATTCTGATGGCAAAACACAGGCAATACAACAGAGAAAGAAGATCTTCTGGCTTGAAGATCCCCGGAAATTCAGGTACCTCCGGGAAGGAGAATTAAACAACGGCAGATATGAACAGGCAGGAGTGAAGTCCCACCTGTGCGAATTTGGAAAACTTGTTGGATACGAGATAATTGCCGATAGAAATCCGGAAATAACCTACCTGGGTGAGGAAGACGGCAGAACCTATCATCACAAACTTGATTGCCTGGAAAAATTCGACAGGCGGTTCTGGTGGCTGAAAAAGCATGACCGTGATATAAAGCCCGAAGGCTGCTATAAATATCTCGCTCCAATGGAGGCAGTAGTTCCGGGTTCGATATCGCTCTTCAAAACAAGCGAGTGCTACATGAAATCCAAATATCTTTCCGAAGACCTTGCCAGATTGGAAAAAGACGGAGATCCGAGATTTATCTCCGGTAAGTGGGTATGCAAAGAAAAATCTGAATGA
- a CDS encoding PHP-associated domain-containing protein translates to MKIDLSYSPEVVFRPPEYARLKKNGMVGVDMHYHTNHSDSHTRVRDALKLAKFKGIGLSITDHNQISGFFEAKRIDDSVLCIPGTEVSAWDGPHILLYFFSGGDMEECYKKEIENKKSSSPYLATKLGTEDIVEIAQDYNCLTIAAHPFGYLLFNKGLGKCIEREYLHPKIISDFSGLEVICGGMTRKLNLKAAGLAYKNKLCMTGGTDGHLLRDLGNVLTCSYAEDTEDFLEELIHRRNYIVGQEKSLIEKGVMATAIMPKYFRYTAPSLRIHYSQNAPRLKHFGEKYLSRKK, encoded by the coding sequence ATGAAGATCGATCTGTCCTACTCCCCCGAAGTCGTCTTCAGGCCCCCCGAGTACGCCCGGCTGAAAAAAAACGGCATGGTGGGAGTGGACATGCACTACCACACCAACCATTCCGACTCGCACACAAGGGTGAGGGACGCACTCAAACTCGCGAAGTTCAAGGGGATCGGACTCTCGATCACCGACCACAACCAGATCAGCGGATTCTTCGAGGCGAAAAGGATCGACGATTCTGTCCTGTGCATCCCCGGAACCGAGGTCAGTGCCTGGGACGGACCGCACATTCTCCTGTATTTCTTCTCGGGAGGAGACATGGAGGAGTGCTATAAGAAAGAGATCGAGAATAAAAAAAGTTCGAGCCCGTACCTTGCGACAAAACTCGGCACCGAAGACATCGTCGAGATCGCACAGGACTACAACTGCCTCACAATCGCAGCTCATCCTTTCGGTTACCTCCTCTTCAACAAAGGACTCGGGAAATGCATAGAACGCGAATACCTGCATCCCAAAATCATAAGCGATTTCTCGGGCCTCGAAGTCATCTGCGGGGGAATGACAAGAAAACTAAATCTAAAAGCGGCCGGACTTGCATACAAAAATAAACTCTGCATGACCGGGGGGACCGACGGTCACCTCCTCCGCGATCTCGGAAACGTCCTCACCTGCTCGTATGCCGAAGATACCGAAGACTTCCTGGAAGAGCTCATCCACAGGAGAAACTACATAGTCGGGCAGGAAAAAAGCCTCATCGAAAAGGGCGTCATGGCTACCGCAATCATGCCCAAATACTTCAGGTACACCGCCCCGTCACTGAGGATTCATTACAGCCAGAACGCTCCCCGGCTGAAACATTTCGGGGAGAAATATCTCTCCCGGAAAAAATAA
- the cls gene encoding cardiolipin synthase — translation MSATYYYLWSTDGGLLSDLYILILIINIIMVISIIFFERKKPSAALLWVAVLLFIPVFGFVAYLIFGQTIYKERIFKIKEDDDRRIREIISRQLAMVKSIRFLPGEKAGDYNRMREMLLATNYATITGDNEVEIYTEGEKKFEALIDAINSAEESINFQYYIIRNDELSKRIVSALSEKARQGVKVRVLGDAVGCHRLPRNFFRELKDAGGETAFFFRSKYLHINMRINYRNHRKIVVIDGKTGFVGGFNVGDEYLGKGPLGYWRDTHLKISGSAVYSLQARFFLDWNHAAEQDLEFFNTFYFPEMIPKEGSVMQVVSSGPDSRGECIKMGYLQLINNATESTYIQTPYFIPDQSLLDALTIAAESGIDVRIMFPCKPDHPFVYWAGFSYLWDLVEAGVRVFLYDKGFIHAKTIVVDGLVSSVGSANWDIRSFRLNFETNAFIYDDEVSAELKKAFEDDLEYCTEVTCEDYYKRTHAVMFKESVSRLLSGIL, via the coding sequence ATGTCTGCAACTTATTATTATCTCTGGTCGACTGACGGCGGTCTGCTCTCGGATCTTTACATACTGATTCTTATTATCAACATAATCATGGTCATATCGATCATCTTCTTCGAGCGGAAGAAACCGTCCGCCGCGCTTTTATGGGTGGCCGTGCTGCTCTTTATTCCTGTCTTCGGGTTCGTCGCGTACCTGATCTTCGGGCAGACGATCTACAAGGAGAGGATTTTTAAGATCAAGGAGGACGACGACCGGAGGATCAGGGAGATAATATCGAGACAGCTTGCAATGGTCAAGAGCATCCGGTTTCTGCCCGGTGAGAAGGCCGGCGACTACAACCGCATGAGGGAGATGCTTCTTGCGACAAATTATGCGACGATAACCGGCGACAACGAGGTTGAGATATATACCGAAGGAGAAAAGAAATTCGAAGCCCTGATCGATGCGATAAATTCGGCGGAGGAGAGTATCAACTTCCAGTATTATATCATCAGGAATGACGAACTCTCGAAAAGAATCGTCTCGGCACTGAGTGAGAAAGCACGCCAGGGTGTTAAAGTCAGGGTGCTCGGCGATGCGGTCGGCTGCCACCGTCTTCCGCGAAATTTCTTCAGGGAACTGAAGGATGCCGGCGGAGAGACTGCCTTCTTCTTCAGGTCGAAGTATCTCCATATCAATATGAGGATAAATTACAGAAATCACCGCAAAATCGTGGTTATCGACGGGAAGACCGGATTTGTCGGCGGCTTCAATGTGGGCGACGAGTACCTGGGCAAAGGTCCGCTCGGGTACTGGAGGGATACGCACCTGAAGATCAGCGGGAGTGCGGTCTATTCTCTGCAGGCCCGTTTCTTCCTGGACTGGAACCACGCGGCCGAACAGGACCTGGAGTTCTTCAACACTTTTTATTTTCCTGAGATGATCCCAAAGGAGGGCTCAGTGATGCAGGTCGTATCGAGCGGGCCCGATTCACGCGGGGAGTGTATCAAGATGGGCTACCTTCAGCTTATCAATAATGCCACCGAAAGCACCTATATCCAGACTCCGTATTTCATCCCTGACCAGAGTCTTCTGGATGCGCTGACGATCGCGGCCGAGTCCGGTATTGATGTCCGCATAATGTTTCCGTGTAAACCGGACCACCCGTTCGTCTACTGGGCGGGTTTTTCATATCTCTGGGATCTGGTAGAGGCGGGAGTCCGTGTGTTCCTGTACGACAAGGGTTTTATTCATGCAAAGACTATCGTCGTCGACGGCCTGGTCTCTTCGGTGGGTAGTGCCAACTGGGATATCAGGAGTTTCAGGCTGAATTTCGAGACTAATGCGTTTATCTACGACGACGAGGTTTCGGCAGAGCTAAAGAAGGCATTCGAGGACGATCTCGAATACTGCACTGAAGTTACATGCGAGGATTACTATAAACGGACGCATGCGGTCATGTTCAAGGAATCCGTTTCAAGACTGCTCTCGGGGATCTTGTAG
- a CDS encoding CxxC-x17-CxxC domain-containing protein yields MNDRNYGGQRRSFGSSEPREMHKAVCSDCGKECEVPFVPTEGRPVYCRDCLPKYRKPRF; encoded by the coding sequence ATGAATGATAGAAATTATGGCGGCCAGCGCAGAAGCTTTGGCTCCAGCGAACCAAGAGAAATGCATAAAGCAGTATGCTCAGATTGCGGAAAAGAATGCGAAGTTCCATTTGTACCCACAGAAGGAAGACCGGTATATTGCAGGGACTGCCTGCCGAAGTACAGAAAACCCAGATTCTAA